In one window of Mesoplodon densirostris isolate mMesDen1 chromosome 4, mMesDen1 primary haplotype, whole genome shotgun sequence DNA:
- the RHCG gene encoding ammonium transporter Rh type C — protein MAWNTNLRWRLPVICLLLQVALVVLFGVFVRYDLDADAHWIEERMSRNISSDLDNEFYYRYPSFQDVHVMIFVGFGFLMTFLQRYGYSAVGFNFLLAAFGIQWALLMQGWFHSFDGRYILLGVENLINADFCVGSVCVAFGAVLGKVSPVQLLIMTLFQVTLFSVNEFILLSLLEVKDAGGSMTIHTFGAYFGLTVTWILYRPNLYQSKDRPSSVYHSDLFAMIGTLFLWMYWPSFNSAVSNHGDAQHRAVINTYCSLAACVLTAVALSSILHKKGKLDMVHIQNATLAGGVAVGTAAEMMLMPYGSLIVGFICGIISTLGFVYLTPFLESRLRIQDTCGIHNLHGIPGIIGGIVGAVTAASANTELYGQEGLAFAFGFGSSTLSWNASTQGKFQAAGLFVSLAMALVGGIIVGVILKLPFWGQAADENCFEDAIYWEMPKDQKSIGFRSEDPALKPSEP, from the exons ATGGCCTGGAACACCAATCTCCGCTGGCGGCTGCCGGTCATCTGCCTGCTCCTGCAGGTGGCCCTGGTGGTCCTCTTCGGCGTGTTCGTGCGCTACGACCTGGATGCCGACGCCCACTGGATCGAGGAGAGGATGTCCAGGAACATTTCCAGCGACCTGGACAACGAATTCTACTATCGCTACCCGA GCTTCCAGGACGTGCACGTGATGATCTTCGTGGGCTTCGGCTTCCTCATGACCTTCCTGCAGCGCTACGGCTACAGCGCCGTGGGCTTCAACTTCCTGCTGGCGGCCTTCGGCATCCAGTGGGCGCTGCTCATGCAGGGCTGGTTCCACTCCTTTGACGGACGCTACATTCTCTTGGGCGTGGAGAA CCTCATCAATGCGGACTTCTGCGTGGGCTCTGTCTGTGTCGCCTTTGGGGCAGTTCTGGGCAAAGTCAGCCCTGTCCAGCTCCTCATCATGACTCTCTTCCAAGTGACCCTCTTCTCAGTGAATGAGTTCATTCTCCTCAGCCTGCTAGAG GTGAAGGATGCAGGGGGCTCCATGACGATCCACACATTCGGTGCCTACTTTGGGCTCACAGTGACCTGGATCCTCTACCGACCCAACCTATATCAGAGCAAGGACAGGCCAAGTTCCGTGTACCACTCGGACCTCTTTGCCATGATCG GCACCCTCTTCCTGTGGATGTACTGGCCCAGCTTCAACTCAGCTGTGTCCAATCACGGAGACGCCCAGCACCGAGCTGTTATCAACACCTACTGCTCCTTGGCAGCCTGTGTGCTCACTGCGGTGGCACTGTCCAGCATCCTGCATAAGAAGGGCAAGCTGGATATG GTGCATATCCAGAACGCCACGCTCGCGGGAGGGGTGGCCGTGGGCACCGCCGCCGAGATGATGCTCATGCCTTACGGCTCCCTCATCGTCGGCTTCATCTGCGGCATCATCTCCACCCTGGGTTTTGTGTACCTGACG CCATTCCTGGAGTCCCGGCTGCGGATCCAGGACACGTGTGGCATTCACAACCTGCATGGCATTCCCGGTATCATAGGTGGCATTGTGGGTGCTGTGACGGCAGCCTCCGCCAACACTGAGCTGTATGGGCAGGAAGG GCTTGCCTTTGCCTTTGGCTTTGGAAGTTCCACGCTGAGCTGGAACGCAAGCACACAGGGCAAGTTCCAGGCTGCTGGTCTCTTTGTGTCACTGGCCATGGCCCTGGTGGGCGGCATCATCGTAG GGGTCATTTTGAAATTGCCATTCTGGGGACAAGCCGCTGATGAGAACTGCTTTGAGGATGCAATCTACTGGGAG ATGCCCAAGGACCAGAAGAGTATTGGCTTCCGTTCTGAGGACCCCGCTCTCAAGCCCTCAGAACCTTAA